A window of the Puniceicoccus vermicola genome harbors these coding sequences:
- a CDS encoding MFS transporter codes for MSGFATQLAKRLGKEERANTDPWFWGYLFQGAVILGISPILIPIIVGNAASASAVGLVVGAFYLGQVFSPIIGKIADDTRWFAGFFLGGFVLIALGCVGFIFFESTGPWVLCALLQGVGAGMTNTTAFSYIVEFRPREEWDGHLGWLQTFYGTGQAVGLLLAALLQSDVVFGMILCGVLMVPGILLARVGLPSVGSRPKRQEKVHHPKPTMGAAISPASVVRHFEHFHLGRFAKGLGQNLFSRYTLWITSWFFLMIGVWMVMNFLPLLMKANYGISAGQSSLYYGIAATVGIFLYAPSGSWSEKIGPGKVVLIGAVGLIITNLALVLLVPVPSTVQMILVPLFFGILPIAWSPLIVGGSALAGELATFSQGAAMGIFNAAMAVASVTAAVVGGWIAGTFSYGTVTLVAMIAAIAGAVLLLPLCGKKKEHPLAADGSAE; via the coding sequence ATGTCAGGATTTGCCACGCAACTCGCGAAACGTCTCGGGAAGGAGGAACGGGCGAATACCGATCCTTGGTTTTGGGGATATCTTTTTCAAGGAGCCGTCATTCTAGGGATCTCTCCGATCCTGATTCCGATCATCGTTGGAAATGCGGCCAGCGCATCGGCAGTGGGTTTGGTGGTGGGAGCCTTCTATCTCGGGCAGGTGTTTTCCCCGATCATTGGGAAAATTGCCGACGATACCCGCTGGTTTGCGGGGTTCTTTCTCGGTGGGTTCGTGCTCATCGCTCTCGGATGTGTGGGGTTCATCTTCTTCGAGTCTACGGGGCCTTGGGTTCTCTGTGCACTCCTACAAGGGGTCGGCGCCGGAATGACGAATACGACCGCATTCAGTTACATCGTCGAATTCCGGCCGAGGGAGGAATGGGACGGCCATCTCGGATGGTTGCAAACCTTCTACGGAACTGGGCAGGCGGTCGGTCTGCTTCTGGCGGCGTTGCTACAGTCGGATGTGGTTTTTGGAATGATTCTCTGCGGCGTCCTGATGGTTCCGGGGATATTGCTCGCGCGGGTGGGGTTGCCCTCTGTCGGATCCCGCCCGAAGCGTCAGGAGAAGGTACATCATCCGAAGCCCACAATGGGAGCGGCCATCAGTCCGGCGTCGGTGGTTCGGCACTTCGAACATTTCCACCTTGGGAGGTTTGCCAAGGGTTTGGGCCAGAACCTTTTCTCCCGATACACCTTGTGGATCACGAGTTGGTTTTTCCTGATGATTGGGGTGTGGATGGTGATGAATTTTCTGCCTCTGCTCATGAAGGCGAACTACGGGATTTCGGCGGGACAGTCCTCGCTCTACTACGGGATTGCGGCAACGGTGGGTATCTTTCTCTATGCGCCCTCAGGTTCCTGGTCGGAGAAGATCGGACCCGGAAAGGTTGTTCTCATTGGGGCGGTCGGTCTCATCATTACCAACCTCGCCCTCGTCCTCCTCGTTCCCGTCCCCTCAACGGTTCAAATGATTCTGGTCCCGCTTTTCTTTGGCATTTTACCCATTGCCTGGTCTCCCCTGATTGTCGGGGGATCTGCTTTGGCGGGAGAATTGGCAACCTTTTCGCAGGGCGCGGCCATGGGGATTTTTAACGCAGCCATGGCCGTGGCCAGTGTGACGGCCGCAGTGGTCGGTGGATGGATCGCCGGAACATTCAGCTATGGAACCGTGACCTTGGTCGCCATGATCGCCGCGATCGCCGGAGCCGTGTTGCTTCTGCCTTTGTGCGGGAAGAAGAAAGAGCATCCTCTGGCGGCGGACGGTTCGGCGGAATAG
- a CDS encoding DUF6429 family protein, producing the protein MEPNTDKIDEAVLALLHLTSYYEGKPEDTLPRAWKSHDWEALNRLHEKNLISNPKSKAKSVLLTEDGERLSKELFEKLFCS; encoded by the coding sequence ATGGAACCGAACACCGACAAGATCGACGAAGCCGTTCTCGCCCTCCTTCACTTAACCAGCTATTACGAGGGAAAACCCGAAGACACCTTACCCAGAGCTTGGAAAAGCCACGATTGGGAAGCGCTGAATCGGCTTCATGAGAAGAATCTAATCTCCAATCCCAAAAGCAAAGCCAAGTCCGTTCTCCTGACCGAGGACGGAGAACGTTTGAGCAAAGAGCTTTTCGAAAAGTTGTTCTGCTCCTGA